In Aspergillus luchuensis IFO 4308 DNA, chromosome 1, nearly complete sequence, the following are encoded in one genomic region:
- a CDS encoding class I SAM-dependent methyltransferase (COG:S;~EggNog:ENOG410PSXZ;~InterPro:IPR029063;~PFAM:PF13489,PF08241) encodes MAAKDLTTREWINALIEPGYLLVWALRYYVKVNLETVFCKGQILAPLLHQSRVRDEAFGKFWVAFSTYLQANAPASPPPTQPPDQIIRSSDLIPPLLARASGTVLDVGPGTGTQMPLLRSPAIKAIYGAEPCHGLHAELRASATSQGLEDKYNILPCGVESADLIPALQRQGLLKTDASDVPSILETLSTTREGVFDTIVCVRVLCSVPDMHRTVQDLYNLLRPGGKMLVVEHVVNPWRTPKGSVIARAFQAFYGFMGWSWYLGNCCMNRDTTSALKHAADQDGGWESAELESWFESTPMPYVAGILTKRG; translated from the exons TCTCATTGAGCCTGGCTATCTTCTAGTCTGGGCCCTGCGCT ACTATGTCAAGGTCAACCTCGAGACCGTCTTCTGCAAAGGACAAATCCtcgctcctcttctccaccagAGCAGAGTGCGTGATGAAGCATTCGGCAAATTCTGGGTAGCTTTCAGCA CATACCTCCAAGCAAACGccccagcatcaccaccacccacccaacccccAGACCAAATCATCCGCTCCTCAGACCTAATCCCACCCCTCCTCGCCCGCGCCTCGGGCACCGTCCTCGACGTCGGCCCAGGCACAGGTACTCAAATgcccctcctccgctccccagccatcaaggccatctACGGCGCGGAGCCCTGTCACGGCTTGCACGCTGAACTGCGCGCCAGCGCCACCTCCCAAGGTCTCGAGGATAAATACAACATCCTCCCGTGCGGCGTAGAATCCGCAGACCTTATCCCCGCTCTTCAAAGACAGGGCCTTCTCAAGACGGACGCTTCAGACGTGCCGTCCATCCTCGAAACCCTATCCACGACTAGAGAAGGCGTATTCGACACCATCGTCTGCGTGCGCGTGTTATGTTCAGTCCCCGATATGCACCGCACCGTCCAGGACTTGTACAATCTCCTCCGACCAGGCGGGAAAATGCTCGTTGTCGAGCATGTAGTTAACCCGTGGCGGACGCCGAAGGGGTCCGTGATCGCGAGAGCGTTCCAGGCCTTTTATGGCTTCATGGGCTGGAGTTGGTATTTGGGAAATTGCTGCATGAATCGGGATACCACCTCGGCGTTGAAGCATGCTGCGGATCaggatggtgggtgggagTCGGCTGAGTTGGAGAGCTGGTTTGAGAGTACCCCGATGCCGTATGTTGCGGGCATTCTGACGAAGAGggggtga
- the AIM6_1 gene encoding altered inheritance of mitochondria protein 6 (COG:S;~EggNog:ENOG410PITV;~InterPro:IPR017946;~TransMembrane:1 (i101-125o);~go_function: GO:0008081 - phosphoric diester hydrolase activity [Evidence IEA];~go_process: GO:0006629 - lipid metabolic process [Evidence IEA]), protein MAYEVSRDQPEEGEPSSSRVFAKHSPLEMVPEVESDQDESSFEALPLTNLGPKRRRRRTITRVHRSRLRSLCSLWKFRHLYCHIHPYSRRAMLCRFVKRPFWGAVIVLGLLKIASLFWSGLVYLFPDDLDARLDAWVFPAGRPSIFSHWTTHGVVPVRCHSHNDYWRDVPLHSALTAGCIGVEADVWPSNDELLVGHTPFTLHHEVTLRSLYLNPLLDLLQKHNTRSSQLEPAHHPGSFRAGVFSSDPSQTLVLLIDFKEQPEATWSMVMEQLQPLRDSDYLTYFNGTDVITRPLTVVATGDAPFDRITSNQTYRDIFYDAPLDQLALLPPSTEQSDRPNPEADPTYSYKNSYYASVDFRKTIGSLSRNRFSQGQLELVRKQVEAAHARGLKVRYWGTPSWPRGLRNHVWHVLVREGVDLINVDDLREATRQDWRKHRSWFF, encoded by the exons ATGGCATATGAAGTCTCACGCGATCAACCTGAGGAAGGAGAGCCGTCCTCTTCTCGCGTTTTCGCTAAACACTCTCCTTTGGAGATGGTTCCTGAGGTAGAATCCGATCAGGATGAGAGCAGCTTCGAAGCTCTACCTCTGACCAATCTTGGTCCTAAACGTCGGCGACGGCGAACCATCACTCGAGTACATCGCAGCAGGCTGCGCAGTCTATGTAGTTTGTGGAAATTCCGTCATTTATATTGTCATATTCATCCGTACTCCCGAAGAGCCATGCTTTGCAGATTCGTAAAGCGCCCGTTCTGGGGCGCCGTGATCGTGCT CGGCCTCCTCAAAATCGCCTCTCTCTTTTGGTCTGGCTTAGTATACCTCTTTCCAGACGATCTTGATGCCCGTCTCGACGCCTGGGTCTTCCCTGCCGGTCGCCCATCCATATTCTCGCATTGGACCACCCACGGTGTCGTCCCCGTGCGATGCCACTCACACAATGACTACTGGCGCGACGTACCGCTCCATTCGGCCCTTACCGCGGGCTGCATCGGTGTTGAAGCCGACGTCTGGCCATCCAACGACGAGCTGCTGGTCGGACATACCCCCTTCACACTGCACCACGAGGTCACTCTCCGTAGCCTGTACCTCAATCCTCTTCTGGACCTGCTCCAGAAGCACAACACCCGGTCGAGCCAACTCGAGCCCGCGCACCATCCCGGCAGCTTCCGCGCCGGGGTATTCTCCAGCGACCCATCACAGACCCTTGTCCTGCTCATCGATTTCAAGGAGCAGCCGGAGGCCACCTGGTCCATGGTGATGGAGCAGCTCCAACCCCTCCGTGACAGTGACTACCTCACATATTTCAACGGCACAGACGTCATCACCCGGCCCCTCACAGTCGTCGCTACAGGCGATGCGCCCTTCGATCGCATCACATCGAACCAAACATACCGGGACATCTTCTACGACGCCCCGCTAGACCAGctcgccctcctcccacccagTACCGAACAATCCGATCGTCCAAATCCAGAAGCAGATCCTACCTACTCGTACAAGAATAGCTACTATGCCTCTGTCGACTTCCGCAAGACTATTGGCAGTCTATCCCGCAACCGCTTCTCGCAGGGACAGCTGGAGCTGGTTCGGAAACAGGTTGAAGCTGCGCACGCGCGGGGCTTGAAGGTGCGGTACTGGGGAACCCCAAGCTGGCCGCGGGGTTTGCGGAACCATGTTTGGCATGTGTTGGTGCGGGAGGGAGTGGATCTGATCAATGTGGATGATTTGAGGGAGGCCACGAGGCAGGATTGGAGGAAGCATCGGAGTTGGTTTTTTTGA
- a CDS encoding acetate uptake transporter family protein (COG:S;~EggNog:ENOG410PGY4;~InterPro:IPR000791;~PFAM:PF01184;~TransMembrane:6 (i88-109o115-134i141-162o182-203i210-231o243-263i);~go_component: GO:0016021 - integral component of membrane [Evidence IEA]), with product MPSDNLSIFPSTSMSSTPSSQEKPPTTEPTLVRTNTSTATPNDSFHFDFGPLAHVNTAGTTYPAFAGELQPGLWKPQKRRKMANPAPLGLCGFALTTFLLGCINMQTLGIATPNIIVGPAFAYGGLVQLLAGMWEMAAGNTFGATALSSYGGFWISLSIVFIPGGFDIQGAYKAANNGSLSMFYDAFGLFLMGWFIFTFLLWLCTLKSTYVFCALFAAVDIALLLLAVGYIHRTAPEVPNAKIIKAGGLFALLGAFMAWYVALAGIADDSNSFFLVPVFHFPWSEKGRESRRKEESEGSV from the exons ATGCCTTCAGACaacctctccatcttcccctcaACATCAATGTCTTCCACCCCCAGTTCCCAAGAGAAACCCCCAACCACCGAACCAACCCTCGTGAGAACAAACACCTCTACAGCAACTCCCAATGACTCCTTCCACTTCGACTTCGGGCCCCTCGCCCACGTCAACACGGCAGGAACCACCTATCCCGCCTTCGCAGGCGAACTTCAACCGGGTCTATGGAAGCCCCAGAAGCGCCGCAAGATGGCCAATCCCGCACCGTTAGGCCTATGCGGGTTTGCGCTCACGACATTCCTTCTGGGCTGCATCAACATGCAGACGTTGGGAATTGCCACTCccaacatcatcgtcggGCCTGCGTTCGCATACGGGGGTCTTGTCCAGCTTCTCGCGGGCATGTG GGAAATGGCCGCCGGGAACACCTTCGGCGCAACCGCGCTCTCCTCCTACGGCGGCTTCTGGATCTCCCTATCCATAGTCTTCATCCCCGGCGGATTCGACATCCAGGGCGCCTACAAAGCAGCCAATAATGGCAGCCTGTCAATGTTCTATGACGCATTCGGGTTATTCCTAATG GGCTGGttcatcttcaccttcctcctctggcTCTGCACGCTCAAATCAACCTACGTCTTCTGCGCCCTCTTCGCAGCCGTTGATAtcgccctccttctcctAGCGGTCGGGTATATCCACCGCACAGCGCCGGAGGTGCCCAACGCGAAGATTATCAAGGCGGGTGGGTTGTTTGCGCTGCTGGGTGCGTTTATGGCTTGGTATGTTGCACTTGCGGGCATCGCGGACGATAGTAAtagtttctttcttgttcctGTGTTTCATTTCCCCTGgtcggagaaggggagggagtcgaggaggaaggaggagagtgaggggAGTGTTTGA
- a CDS encoding uncharacterized protein (COG:S;~EggNog:ENOG410PW15;~InterPro:IPR017441,IPR011009;~go_function: GO:0005524 - ATP binding [Evidence IEA]), translating to MDVATPTMGEKKEQHFVLWLDAANILRYQGILGNILSTSRSLDPIRVGDGHSAQVFNVRVLNPESNTETIQGTRDLVAKVYDPLYLDDHGGYFNPFLCVDKHYTHEAQTYRVLSDLQGDLIPRFYGSYSTDINCQDIGDDAETNEMCSRTVRLILIEHIPGKSMLQAGPSNFPQRDRQQIMKSVIEFESESYRRDILLTDLSPRNVMMVPPGSRRQCNLVFLDFAGALFGRKLDEPLLAGREFFLGQYISPILRWKKGMKLEFDDWIDWEWADWVDAEFAHTAHTITPAIRERYSKK from the coding sequence ATGGATGTCGCAACTCCGACgatgggagagaagaaagagcaaCACTTCGTCCTGTGGCTCGATGCTGCAAATATCCTCCGCTACCAGGGGATCTTGGGCAACATACTGTCGACCTCGAGGTCTTTGGACCCTATAAGAGTCGGTGACGGACATAGTGCACAAGTCTTTAATGTCCGCGTCCTGAATCCAGAGTCCAACACCGAGACGATTCAGGGGACAAGGGACTTGGTTGCTAAGGTGTATGATCCGCTCTACCTCGATGATCACGGCGGTTATTTCAATCCATTTCTTTGCGTGGACAAGCATTACACCCATGAGGCACAAACGTATCGAGTGCTCTCCGATCTCCAAGGGGACCTGATACCCCGCTTTTATGGGTCTTATTCTACCGATATCAATTGTCAAGATATTGGTGATGACGCGGAGACAAATGAAATGTGTTCACGGACTGTCCGTCTGATTTTGATTGAGCATATCCCTGGAAAATCGATGCTACAAGCCGGCCCAAGCAATTTCCCCCAACGGGATCGTCAGCAAATCATGAAATCCGTGATAGAATTTGAGTCCGAGTCCTATAGACGCGATATACTACTTACCGACTTGAGTCCCAGGAATGTCATGATGGTTCCACCGGGCTCGCGCCGGCAATGCAACCTTGTATTTCTGGACTTTGCTGGCGCTCTCTTCGGCCGAAAGCTGGATGAGCCGCTACTTGCCGGTAGAGAGTTTTTCCTCGGGCAGTATATTTCTCCTATTCTGCGATGGAAGAAGGGTATGAAGCTTGAATTTGACGACTGGATCGACTGGGAATGGGCAGACTGGGTCGATGCGGAATTTGCTCATACCGCCCACACTATCACTCCAGCAATTCGTGAGAGATACAGTAAGAAATAG
- a CDS encoding putative catechol dioxygenase (COG:E;~EggNog:ENOG410PI88;~InterPro:IPR015889,IPR007535,IPR000627;~PFAM:PF04444,PF00775;~go_function: GO:0003824 - catalytic activity [Evidence IEA];~go_function: GO:0005506 - iron ion binding [Evidence IEA];~go_function: GO:0008199 - ferric iron binding [Evidence IEA];~go_function: GO:0016702 - oxidoreductase activity, acting on single donors with incorporation of molecular oxygen, incorporation of two atoms of oxygen [Evidence IEA];~go_function: GO:0018576 - catechol 1,2-dioxygenase activity [Evidence IEA];~go_process: GO:0006725 - cellular aromatic compound metabolic process [Evidence IEA];~go_process: GO:0009712 - catechol-containing compound metabolic process [Evidence IEA];~go_process: GO:0055114 - oxidation-reduction process [Evidence IEA]), giving the protein MSTNRRFDPNFTPYVVNSMGPKTPERARVVLGALIRHIHDFAREVELTSAEWMLGVEFINSIGKISTPIRNECHRICDVIGLESLVDEIANKIVTEDGVSPTSNVILGPFWSPNAPFRELGDSIIQDPNPNGKVTFMHGVLKDMETGAPIVGAVLDIWQASANGQYDFQDPNQTENNLRGKFRSNEKGEFWWYCYHPTPYSLPTDGPAGVLLNLMDRSPMRPAHIHLMITHPDYATVINQIYPSDDPHLDIDSVFAVKDDLVVDFKPKTDDPKAQLDLEYNVTMALKKHHPNPNSAPPVSSFERFNKASKTQEKL; this is encoded by the exons ATGTCTACCAACCGCCGCTTCGACCCTAACTTCACTCCCTATGTGGTCAACTCTATGGGACCCAAGACCCCCGAGCGTGCTCGTGTGGTCCTTGGCGCCCTGATCAGACACATCCACGACTTCGCTCGTGAGGTTGAGCTTACCTCCGCTGAGTGGATGCTTGGTGTCGAGTTCATCAACTCCATCGGAAAGATCAGCACTCCCATCCGTAACGAGTGCCACCGTATCTGCGATGTCATCGGTCTGGAATC CCTTGTCGATGAGATCGCCAACAAGATCGTCACTGAGGACGGTGTTTCCCCCACCTCCAACGTCATTCTAGGCCCCTTCTGGTCTCCCAACGCTCCCTTCCGTGAGCTCGGCGACAGCATCATTCAggaccccaaccccaacggAAAGGTCACCTTCATGCACGGTGTTCTGAAGGACATGGAGACTGGTGCTCCCATCGTCGGTGCCGTTCTTGACATCTGGCAAGCCTCCGCCAACGGCCAGTACGACTTCCAGGACCCCAACCAGACCGAGAACAACCTTCGCGGCAAGTTCCGCTCCAACGAGAAGGGCGAGTTCTGGTGGTACTGCTACCACCCCACTCCTTACTCTCTCCCCACCGACGGTCCCGCCGGTgttctcctcaacctcatgGACCGCTCTCCCATGCGTCCTGCCCACATTCACCTGATGATCACCCACCCCGACTACGCCACCGTCATCAACCAGATCTACCCCTCCGACGACCCTCATCTCGACATCGACTCCGTCTTCGCCGTCAAGGACGATCTGGTTGTCGACTTCAAGCCCAAGACCGATGACCCCAAGGCCCAGCTCGACCTGGAGTACAACGTCACCATGGCTCTGAAGAAgcaccaccccaaccccaactccgCTCCCCCGGTCTCCTCCTTCGAGCGGTTCAACAAGGCCAGCAAGACCCAGGAGAAGCTGTAA